A single Osmerus mordax isolate fOsmMor3 chromosome 9, fOsmMor3.pri, whole genome shotgun sequence DNA region contains:
- the dcaf5 gene encoding LOW QUALITY PROTEIN: DDB1- and CUL4-associated factor 5 (The sequence of the model RefSeq protein was modified relative to this genomic sequence to represent the inferred CDS: deleted 1 base in 1 codon) translates to MKEITGCGMRSSLGFLSQRKITGHPLMKEEFQRLRLAGCTSLFKKDMLGHFGCVNAIEFSNNGGEYLVSGGDDRRVLLWHMEKAIHGRAKPLKLKGEHLSNIFCLAFDSTNRRVFSGGNDEQVILHDVERGETLNVFLHDDAVYGLSVSPVNDNVFASSSDDGRVLIWDAREPPHGEPFCLASYASAFHSVMFNPAEPRLLATANSKEGVGLWDIRKPRSSLLRYGGSMSLQSAMSVRFNSTGTQLLALRRRLPPVLYELHSRLPSFQFDNQGYFNSCTMKSCCFAGDKDQYILSGSDDFNLYMWRIPKDPEAGGPGRVVNGAFMVLKGHRSIVNQVRFNPHTYMVCSSGVEKVIKLWSPYKQPESLGDLEGRVEDKSRSLYTHEEYISLVLNSGSGLSHDYVSQSIQEDPRMMAFFDSLVRREIEGWSSDSDSDLSEGAILQLHARGRRPTRRTATAAVPTPPPAAVSGHHSDSDPSSSSPLPVPETPTPTALPLPEAEGAGPLRRRGRRPHHQSAFLLDLVNEDSDSSGFWPDPMPRPRSPSPRDNSTLSQSTSSPAGASSSSSSSTSSSSSEDEERRRASTRQRNAARRRRMHFPSHSAERPASVQALYSGADSCSYPKISLEDASSSSSEETQGSAYIHRSTPKNKGRPQHPPSTLPRPNSAPPSPGIHGNEEGDCGTDPRGWRLTSSPRSGDELGRERTASRCKEREARGDLLEASDSAEESGVGQSGSSLVLDGSFASPGHLSPGVNGQRRTGGPHRSQPGQNNPTRSSESEGEAVIKPTDTRTLVEEQASLRGQGGVKRTHRGSGEGGSGAQPSEKKFKT, encoded by the exons ATGAAGGAGATAACAGGCTGCGGAATGCGTTCATCGTTGGGGTTTCTGTCCCAGAGAAAGATCACTGGGCACCCCCTCATGAAGGAAGAATTTCAGAGACTTCGGTTGGCAGGCTGCACGAGCCTTTTCAAGAAAGACATGCTTGGGCACTTTGGTTGTGTCAATGCTATAGAGTTTTCCAACAATGGAGGAGAATATCTTGTGTCAG GAGGAGATGACCGCAGGGTTCTGCTGTGGCACATGGAGAAAGCTATCCATGGGCGAGCCAAGCCTCTGAAGCTGAAAGGGGAGCACCTGTCCAACATTTTCTGCCTGGCTTTCGATAGCACCAACAGGAGGGTCTTCTCCGGTG GCAATGACGAGCAGGTGATTCTTCATGACGTGGAAAG GGGGGAGACTCTGAACGTGTTTCTGCATGATGATGCTGTATACGGCCTGTCGGTCAGTCCGGTCAACGATAACGTGTTCGCCAGCTCCTCTGACGATGGGCGTGTCCTCATCTGGGACGCGCGGGAGCCCCCTCATGGAG AACCCTTCTGTCTGGCCAGCTACGCTTCAGCGTTCCACAGCGTGATGTTCAACCCGGCTGAGCCCAGACTGCTGGCCACAGCCAACTCCAAGGAGGGCGTGGGGCTCTGGGACATCAGGAAGCCACGCAG TTCTCTGCTGCGCTACGGCGGCAGCATGTCCCTGCAGAGCGCCATGAGCGTGCGCTTCAACAGCACGGGCACGCAGCTGCTGGCCCTGCGGCGCCGCCTGCCCCCGGTGCTGTACGAGCTGCACTCCCGCCTGCCCAGCTTCCAGTTCGACAACCAGGGCTACTTCAACTCCTGCACCATGAAGAGCTGCTGCTTCGCGGGGGACAAGGACCAG taCATCCTGTCTGGATCTGATGACTTCAACCTTTACATGTGGAGAATCCCTAAAGATCCTGAAGctg GTGGCCCAGGGCGCGTGGTAAACGGTGCCTTTATGGTTCTGAAGGGCCACCGCTCCATCGTCAACCAGGTCCGGTTCAACCCTCACACTTACATGGTGTGCTCCTCTGGCGTGGAGAAGGTCATCAAG ctgtgGAGCCCTTACAAGCAGCCTGAAAGCCTGGGGGACCTGGAGGGTCGCGTTGAGGACAAGTCCCGGAGCCTGTACACCCACGAGGAGTACATCAGCCTGGTTCTGAACAGTGGCAGCGGCCTCTCCCATGACTATGTCAGCCAGTCCATCCAGGAGGATCCTCGCATGATGGCGTTCTTCGACTCGCTGGTCCGCCGCGAGATTGAGGGCTGGAGCTCCGACTCGGACAGCGACCTGAGCGAGGGCGCCATCCTGCAGCTCCACGCCCGCGGCCGGCGCCCCACGCGGAGGACCGCCACTGCCGCCgtgcccacc ccccctcccgctgcCGTCTCTGGTCATCATAGCGACTcggacccctcctcctcctctcccctgccggTGCCTGAGACGCCGACGCCGAccgccctgcccctccctgagGCGGAAGGGGCAGGGCCGCTGAGGAGGCGGGGCAGGCGGCCGCACCACCAGTCGGCCTTCCTGCTGGACCTGGTGAACGAGGATTCGGACTCCAGCGGGTTCTGGCCCGACCCCATGCCCCGGCCTCGCTCTCCCAGCCCCAGGGACaactccaccctctcccagaGCACCTCCTCGCCAGCCggcgcctcctcgtcctcgtcctcctccacctcctccagcagcagcgAGGACGAGGAGCGTCGCAGGGCCAGCACGAGGCAGCGCAACGCGGCCCGGAGGCGCCGCATGCACTTCCCCTCCCACTCGGCGGAGAGGCCCGCGTCCGTGCAGGCGCTGTACTCGGGGGCGGACTCCTGCAGCTACCCCAAGATTTCCCTGGAggacgcctcctcctcctcctcagaggaGACGCAGGGCTCCGCCTACATTCACAGGTCCACCCCAAAGAACAAGGGGCGACCCCAGCACCCCCCTTCCACGCTGCCGCGCCCCAACTCCGCCCCCCCGTCTCCTGGTATCCACGGCAACGAGGAGGGAGACTGCGGGACGGATCCGCGAGGGTGGCGCCTGACCTCCTCCCCCCGCTCTGGGGACGAGCTGGGCCGGGAGAGGACGGCGTCTCGCTGTAAGGAGCGGGAGGCGAGGGGGGACCTTCTGGAGGCGTCGGACAGCGCAGAGGAGAGCGGCGTGGGCCAGAGTGGCAGCTCCTTGGTCCTGGACGGGAGCTTTGCCTCTCCCGGCCACCTGAGCCCTGGGGTGAATGGGCAGCGCCGGACTGGGGGCCCCCACAGGTCCCAACCGGGTCAGAACAACCCCACACGCTCCTCCGAGTCTGAGGGAGAGGCGGTCATTAAGCCCACGGACACTAGGACATTGGTGGAGGAACAGGCCTCCctcagaggtcaggggggggTCAAAAGGACTCATAGggggtcaggggagggggggtcgggggCACAGCCTTCAGAGAAGAAGTTCAAGACATGA